In the Paenibacillus sp. FSL H7-0357 genome, one interval contains:
- a CDS encoding ABC transporter ATP-binding protein, with product MALLLQIHDLKKQFRVDGRNVPILDIPEWSVEKGENVAITGPSGSGKSTLLHLISGILLADSGGIVVDGKPLRELTEAKRDAFRASNIGYVLQDFHLIPSLTARQNVEIAMTAKLPLKEKRRVVDDWLDQVGLADRGRHLPSQLSRGQQQRVAIVRALVNEPPLVLADEPTGSLDWETADEIASLLLDLSVAHGHTLIVVTHDLNMANRFPRCLNIQEINRIRRESAPKLQSSREKRKRELYESL from the coding sequence GTGGCTCTGTTGCTCCAAATTCACGATTTGAAAAAGCAATTTCGTGTAGATGGAAGAAATGTGCCGATACTGGATATTCCTGAGTGGAGTGTTGAAAAAGGAGAGAATGTAGCGATTACCGGACCCAGCGGGTCCGGTAAAAGCACTCTTCTGCATCTGATCAGCGGAATTCTGCTGGCCGACAGCGGCGGGATTGTCGTAGACGGCAAGCCGCTACGCGAGCTCACAGAGGCGAAGCGTGATGCTTTCCGGGCTTCCAATATCGGGTATGTGCTGCAGGATTTCCATCTGATCCCCTCATTGACGGCAAGGCAAAATGTGGAGATCGCTATGACCGCAAAGCTTCCGCTTAAGGAGAAAAGAAGGGTAGTCGACGATTGGCTGGATCAGGTAGGTCTGGCAGACCGGGGCCGGCATCTTCCCTCCCAGCTTTCCCGCGGGCAGCAGCAGAGGGTAGCGATTGTGCGGGCGCTGGTGAATGAGCCGCCGCTTGTGCTGGCGGATGAACCTACCGGCAGTCTGGACTGGGAAACGGCAGATGAAATTGCCTCGCTTTTACTGGATCTCAGCGTCGCTCATGGCCATACCTTAATTGTTGTAACGCATGATCTCAATATGGCGAACCGTTTTCCCCGCTGTCTGAACATTCAAGAGATTAACCGGATACGCCGGGAATCAGCGCCCAAACTCCAGAGCAGCCGGGAGAAACGGAAGAGGGAATTGTATGAGTCTCTTTAA
- a CDS encoding alkaline phosphatase, protein MKKLMKSVVIGGLAAAVVSGATLAGAAQSAKTSGGAAKAQSKNLIVLIGDGMGPAQISAARYFQQYTKGVSHLNLDPYYVGQATTYADRGEDGGKIVSGIVTDSASAGTAFATGHKTYNAGISVSNEDVSKPFASIIEAAETSGKATGLVTTARITHATPAVYASHVRSRDNESAIASQYLESGVDVLMGGGKQFFVTKDEKGKRTDKNILPEFKAKGYTVVENKTALNALTSKNSKVLGLFGSSHVAYVPDRTAEIPSLATMTSKALNILSADKEGFVMMIEGGRIDHAGHANDLPTLVQEALDFDAAVKTAIDFAKKNGNTSVVVTADHETGGLSLSRDNIYEINIDLWDKQKHSSESLAAALEAAQTPEEIRSIVTANTWITDLTDEEVAQIMEGDGSSYKREGAYNAVVSKRLLVGWSGHGHSAVDVGVWAYGPIAEQVKGQVDNTEIAKAGASILGLDLNKRSAELQSQYVYPKFKISRDNKVLYPAEALIKALGGTYKGDAAAAKLTLQKNVIDVNLTDKTAKLNGKAASYIVDIDNGVLYLPLSAFSQLKGTTLTWDALSERIKLR, encoded by the coding sequence ATGAAAAAGCTGATGAAGAGTGTGGTAATTGGAGGATTGGCAGCAGCTGTAGTTTCAGGAGCTACACTGGCCGGAGCGGCACAAAGTGCTAAAACTTCTGGGGGAGCTGCAAAAGCCCAGTCCAAAAATCTTATCGTACTAATTGGTGACGGCATGGGTCCGGCCCAAATTTCTGCCGCAAGATATTTTCAGCAATACACCAAGGGAGTCAGCCATCTTAATCTTGATCCGTACTACGTGGGACAAGCGACTACATATGCAGACCGTGGTGAGGACGGCGGGAAAATCGTTTCGGGGATCGTTACAGATTCCGCCTCAGCCGGTACTGCATTTGCTACAGGCCACAAAACATACAACGCAGGCATCAGCGTTTCCAATGAAGATGTATCCAAACCGTTTGCCTCCATTATTGAGGCTGCGGAAACAAGCGGCAAGGCAACAGGACTTGTTACCACAGCCCGGATTACTCACGCGACGCCAGCTGTCTACGCCTCCCATGTCCGCAGCCGTGATAATGAATCGGCGATTGCCTCGCAATACCTGGAGAGCGGCGTAGATGTTCTGATGGGCGGGGGCAAGCAGTTTTTTGTAACCAAAGATGAAAAGGGCAAACGGACGGATAAGAACATCCTCCCTGAGTTTAAAGCCAAAGGCTACACTGTAGTTGAAAATAAGACAGCCTTAAATGCGCTTACCTCCAAAAACAGCAAGGTGCTGGGCCTGTTCGGCAGTTCCCATGTGGCTTATGTTCCGGACCGTACAGCGGAAATTCCAAGCCTGGCGACAATGACCTCCAAAGCGCTGAATATTTTATCAGCGGATAAAGAGGGTTTTGTCATGATGATTGAAGGCGGACGGATTGACCATGCCGGTCATGCCAACGATCTGCCGACACTTGTCCAGGAGGCACTCGACTTCGATGCCGCGGTCAAGACAGCGATTGATTTCGCGAAGAAAAACGGCAACACCTCCGTTGTGGTCACAGCCGACCATGAAACGGGCGGACTGTCCCTCTCCCGCGACAACATTTACGAAATTAATATCGACCTGTGGGATAAGCAAAAACATTCCTCGGAAAGCCTGGCTGCCGCTCTGGAAGCAGCACAGACACCAGAAGAGATCCGCAGCATCGTAACAGCCAATACATGGATTACCGATCTTACAGACGAAGAGGTTGCACAAATTATGGAAGGCGACGGGTCTTCGTATAAACGTGAAGGAGCCTACAATGCAGTGGTTTCCAAACGTCTGCTCGTGGGCTGGTCAGGCCATGGCCATTCCGCAGTAGATGTGGGTGTCTGGGCTTATGGTCCGATTGCGGAGCAGGTAAAAGGACAGGTGGACAACACCGAGATCGCGAAGGCGGGTGCCAGCATACTGGGCCTTGATTTGAACAAACGTTCCGCAGAGCTTCAATCCCAATACGTATATCCGAAGTTCAAAATCAGCCGCGATAACAAAGTACTGTATCCTGCTGAAGCTTTGATCAAGGCGCTGGGAGGCACTTACAAAGGGGATGCTGCTGCTGCGAAGCTGACATTGCAGAAGAATGTAATTGATGTGAATCTGACAGACAAAACCGCTAAGCTGAACGGCAAGGCTGCTTCTTATATCGTTGATATCGATAACGGCGTATTGTACCTGCCGCTTAGTGCATTCAGCCAGCTGAAGGGCACAACCTTGACTTGGGATGCATTGTCCGAACGTATTAAATTGAGATAG
- a CDS encoding EFR1 family ferrodoxin (N-terminal region resembles flavodoxins. C-terminal ferrodoxin region binds two 4Fe-4S clusters.), with translation MIFYFSGTGNSLYAAKNIALHSGEELISISAAENTGNECNEYNLKDHEIIGFVHPTYSWGPPGIVLEFIRKLKLNNFQGNYVFSVATCGGSIGNSMKVMKDCLSRKKIKLNSGFSIKMPNNFIIMGDVDSKEVEHHKLSAAEETLKQINHDIKQRTTGAFRIDKGKFPWLLTGIINPMFTKKAIDPTKFQADDSCIGCGTCEQVCNCNNIQVSEKPQWGQNCTLCLACIHYCPVKAIQYGQKTENKGRYTNPHITIAEFINER, from the coding sequence ATGATATTTTACTTTTCGGGAACCGGGAACTCGTTATATGCTGCTAAAAATATAGCCCTTCATTCGGGTGAAGAGTTAATTTCCATATCTGCCGCAGAGAACACAGGCAATGAATGCAATGAATATAATCTGAAGGATCATGAAATTATTGGATTTGTCCATCCTACTTATTCGTGGGGACCGCCTGGAATCGTCCTTGAATTTATTAGAAAGCTTAAGCTGAACAATTTCCAGGGGAACTACGTTTTTTCCGTCGCAACCTGCGGAGGCAGCATCGGCAATTCAATGAAGGTGATGAAGGATTGTCTGAGCAGAAAAAAGATAAAATTAAACAGCGGATTTTCTATCAAAATGCCAAATAATTTTATCATCATGGGCGATGTAGATTCCAAAGAAGTGGAGCACCACAAGCTATCTGCAGCAGAGGAGACTCTAAAACAAATCAACCATGACATTAAGCAAAGAACAACAGGAGCATTCAGGATAGATAAAGGCAAGTTTCCGTGGCTGTTAACCGGTATTATAAATCCGATGTTTACTAAAAAGGCCATTGATCCGACCAAGTTTCAGGCAGATGATAGTTGTATCGGCTGTGGTACCTGTGAGCAGGTCTGTAACTGCAATAACATTCAAGTTTCTGAAAAACCACAGTGGGGGCAAAATTGTACGCTATGTTTGGCGTGTATTCATTATTGCCCCGTCAAAGCCATTCAATATGGCCAAAAAACCGAAAACAAAGGAAGATATACAAATCCCCATATAACCATTGCTGAATTTATAAATGAAAGATGA
- a CDS encoding FMN-binding protein: MKRKGRNKMLIAVIVLVVLIAGGAGGALLFTAGERREAKNLPIRALDFKQIKNGTYVGEYKGGMYKWRANKVQVTVTSSKVTDIKVLEQAEKKPAEFTDELFGRVIREQSLQIDTISGATLTCKAFLKAIENALD, encoded by the coding sequence ATGAAACGAAAGGGGAGAAACAAAATGCTAATCGCAGTTATTGTACTGGTGGTACTCATTGCGGGGGGTGCTGGGGGAGCATTACTCTTTACTGCGGGGGAACGGCGTGAAGCTAAAAACCTCCCGATCAGAGCACTGGATTTTAAGCAGATTAAGAATGGCACATATGTTGGGGAATATAAGGGAGGTATGTACAAATGGAGGGCCAATAAAGTTCAAGTGACTGTGACCTCCAGCAAAGTTACAGACATCAAGGTGTTAGAGCAAGCAGAGAAAAAACCGGCCGAGTTCACAGATGAGTTGTTCGGCAGGGTAATCCGGGAGCAGTCGCTGCAGATAGATACCATAAGTGGTGCAACGCTCACCTGCAAAGCTTTTCTCAAAGCGATAGAAAATGCGCTGGATTAA
- a CDS encoding FAD:protein FMN transferase, whose product MNKAMTAQSVHYGMGTEMIHKVFGDHGEEVLRAVEYEAARLENLLSRFIPDSEISRINRSAGMKCEKLSPDTYEVLSLAAEFSNYSDGCFDVTIGPLVDLWNYKNSSEIPDEIRITEVLRMVNAADLMLDPHEKTAGLQRVGQSVDLGGIGKGYASDKFVELFKKFGISSAFTNIGGNVAAVGVKPDGSPWRVGIRHPRQDNRLIGAVFVADKAVVTSGDYQRFFIDREGRRRHHILNPHTGYPAESGLISVTIVADNATLADTLSTLVFVAGMNKGIQLLTSFPGTEAVLVDTDLQVHVTRGLNNCFQPEMGIRANILG is encoded by the coding sequence ATGAATAAAGCCATGACGGCCCAGTCTGTTCACTATGGGATGGGTACAGAGATGATCCACAAAGTTTTCGGCGATCATGGGGAAGAAGTACTCAGAGCTGTCGAGTATGAAGCTGCCAGGCTGGAAAACCTACTAAGCCGCTTTATACCCGATAGCGAGATAAGCAGGATTAACAGGTCAGCGGGTATGAAATGTGAGAAGTTGAGTCCGGATACCTATGAGGTGCTGTCGCTTGCTGCTGAGTTCTCAAATTATAGTGATGGATGTTTTGATGTCACTATCGGCCCCTTAGTAGATCTATGGAATTATAAGAATTCATCCGAAATTCCCGATGAGATAAGAATCACCGAGGTACTTCGTATGGTGAATGCTGCAGATTTGATGTTAGATCCTCATGAAAAGACTGCTGGACTTCAAAGAGTGGGGCAGTCCGTTGATTTAGGGGGGATAGGCAAAGGATATGCCAGCGATAAGTTTGTAGAGCTGTTTAAGAAATTTGGTATCTCATCGGCTTTCACAAACATTGGCGGAAATGTGGCAGCTGTGGGAGTGAAGCCGGATGGTTCCCCTTGGCGTGTAGGCATCCGTCACCCCAGGCAGGATAATCGATTGATTGGAGCTGTGTTTGTAGCGGACAAAGCTGTGGTTACCTCCGGGGATTATCAGCGATTCTTCATCGATCGTGAGGGGAGAAGGCGTCATCATATCCTGAATCCGCATACCGGATATCCGGCGGAATCAGGCTTGATCAGCGTGACCATTGTTGCTGATAACGCTACGCTTGCGGATACGTTGTCTACTCTGGTATTTGTAGCCGGGATGAATAAGGGGATTCAACTTCTTACAAGCTTCCCTGGAACCGAAGCGGTTCTCGTGGATACGGACTTGCAGGTTCATGTTACCCGAGGTCTCAACAACTGCTTTCAGCCGGAGATGGGGATAAGAGCGAATATCTTAGGATAA
- the ligA gene encoding NAD-dependent DNA ligase LigA, with translation MDVMHTMEELVAELNQYNYHYYTLDAPQVSDKEYDVLYDKLVALEAESGIVLPDSPTQRVGGELLKGFTPHRHLAPLWSLDKAQNIEQLRSWNTRVLRLVNDYNTKNPETPLPEPCYAVELKFDGLTLNLTYRDGVLVQAATRGNGVTGEGILAQVKTIKSVPLTIPFKEGLIEVQGEGIMNLSVLADYNTRAAEPLKNARNGAAGALRNLNPKTTANRRLNAFFYNVGYAEGVQFADHQEMMNFLRTNQFKVNPYLTYFANFDEVTEQLAEIEESRSGLDYLIDGAVIKVTDFRIREALGYTDKFPRWAVAYKFEAEETTTILESVSWNVGRTGKVTPLARVEAVELAGVTVQNCTLNNVGDIERKNLKHALGTRVFIRRSNDVIPEILGKVTEESDGGEIVFPENCPSCGFPLEMRGAHLFCNNKLDCKPQIIGRITHFASRDAMDIETFSDKTAGQLHEELNVREPADLYELNFEQLVKLDRFGEKKADNLLKALEESKGRDLASFLFALGIPNTGKATTRMLADHYRSLEAVMSATAEELSGLPDIGGIVAESIVGFFADPFVVTGINRMLALGVEAKAPEAPRPVSTDSFFSGKTVVLTGSLQKLTREEAAERLEALGAKVSGSVSKKTDLVIAGEKAGSKLAKAQQLGIQVIEDEEELIRLLEI, from the coding sequence ATGGACGTTATGCATACGATGGAAGAGCTTGTGGCTGAGCTGAATCAATACAATTACCATTATTACACGCTGGATGCACCGCAGGTCAGCGACAAGGAATATGATGTGCTTTACGATAAGCTGGTGGCCCTGGAAGCGGAGAGCGGCATTGTGCTGCCGGATTCTCCTACCCAGCGTGTGGGAGGGGAACTGCTGAAAGGCTTTACCCCGCATCGTCACCTTGCTCCGCTATGGAGTTTGGACAAAGCGCAGAATATTGAGCAGCTGCGGAGCTGGAATACCCGTGTGCTGCGCCTCGTGAACGACTACAACACGAAGAATCCGGAAACACCTCTGCCCGAGCCTTGTTATGCCGTCGAACTGAAATTCGACGGCCTGACCCTGAACCTGACCTACCGTGACGGTGTGTTAGTGCAGGCGGCAACAAGAGGAAATGGAGTGACGGGTGAAGGCATACTGGCTCAGGTGAAGACGATCAAGTCCGTTCCATTGACGATTCCGTTCAAGGAAGGTCTTATCGAAGTGCAGGGCGAGGGGATTATGAACCTTTCGGTGCTGGCCGACTACAATACAAGGGCTGCCGAACCGCTGAAGAATGCACGCAATGGCGCCGCCGGAGCACTGCGCAACCTTAATCCTAAGACTACGGCGAACCGCAGGCTAAATGCTTTCTTTTATAACGTGGGTTATGCTGAAGGGGTACAGTTTGCCGATCATCAGGAGATGATGAATTTCCTGCGGACCAACCAGTTTAAGGTGAATCCGTACCTCACCTACTTCGCTAACTTTGACGAGGTTACAGAGCAGCTGGCGGAGATTGAAGAGAGCCGTTCCGGTCTGGACTATCTGATTGACGGTGCGGTAATCAAGGTTACCGATTTCCGTATCCGTGAAGCACTGGGTTATACCGATAAGTTTCCGCGCTGGGCGGTTGCCTACAAGTTTGAAGCTGAAGAAACGACGACCATATTGGAGTCAGTCAGCTGGAATGTAGGCCGCACAGGCAAAGTCACACCTCTGGCCCGTGTGGAGGCGGTAGAACTGGCTGGAGTTACTGTCCAGAACTGCACGCTGAACAACGTCGGAGATATTGAACGCAAGAATCTTAAGCATGCGCTGGGCACGCGGGTGTTTATCCGCCGCTCCAATGATGTCATTCCAGAGATACTTGGCAAGGTGACGGAAGAAAGCGACGGCGGGGAAATTGTATTCCCCGAGAATTGTCCGTCATGTGGTTTCCCGCTCGAAATGCGCGGGGCGCATCTTTTCTGCAACAACAAGCTGGATTGCAAGCCGCAGATTATCGGACGGATCACCCATTTCGCTTCCCGTGATGCGATGGACATTGAGACCTTCAGCGACAAGACGGCCGGGCAGCTGCACGAAGAGCTAAATGTGCGGGAGCCTGCCGATTTATATGAACTGAACTTTGAACAGCTGGTCAAGCTCGATCGCTTCGGTGAAAAGAAAGCGGACAATTTGCTGAAGGCGCTGGAAGAGAGCAAAGGGCGTGATCTAGCCTCGTTCCTCTTTGCCCTAGGCATTCCGAATACCGGCAAAGCAACCACACGGATGCTGGCCGATCATTACCGCAGTCTGGAGGCGGTAATGTCCGCAACTGCAGAGGAACTATCTGGATTGCCGGATATCGGCGGGATTGTGGCAGAGAGCATCGTGGGCTTTTTCGCTGATCCTTTTGTGGTAACGGGCATTAACCGCATGCTGGCTTTGGGTGTAGAAGCTAAGGCGCCTGAGGCTCCACGGCCGGTGAGTACCGATTCCTTCTTCAGCGGCAAGACCGTAGTGTTAACCGGCTCGCTGCAGAAGCTTACCCGTGAGGAAGCTGCGGAACGTCTCGAGGCACTTGGCGCCAAAGTATCGGGCAGTGTCTCCAAGAAAACCGATCTGGTCATCGCCGGTGAAAAAGCGGGCAGTAAGCTGGCCAAAGCACAGCAATTGGGCATTCAGGTCATTGAGGATGAGGAAGAATTGATCCGGCTGCTGGAGATTTAA